One Theropithecus gelada isolate Dixy chromosome 20, Tgel_1.0, whole genome shotgun sequence DNA segment encodes these proteins:
- the MMP2 gene encoding 72 kDa type IV collagenase isoform X3, with amino-acid sequence MQKFFGLPQTGDLDQNTIETMRKPRCGNPDVANYNFFPRKPKWDKNQITYRIIGYTPDLDPETVDDAFARAFQVWSDVTPLRFSRIHDGEADIMINFGRWEHGDGYPFDGKDGLLAHAFAPGTGVGGDSHFDDDELWTLGEGQVVRVKYGNADGEYCKFPFLFNGKEYNSCTDTGRSDGFLWCSTTYNFEKDGKYGFCPHEALFTMGGNAEGQPCKFPFRFQGTSYDSCTTEGRTDGYRWCGTTEDYDRDKKYGFCPETAMSTVGGNSEGAPCVFPFTFLGNKYESCTSAGRSDGKMWCATTANYDDDRKWGFCPDQGYSLFLVAAHEFGHAMGLEHSQDPGALMAPIYTYTKNFRLSQDDIKGIQELYGASPDIDLGTGPTPTLGPVTPEICKQDIVFDGIAQIRGEIFFFKDRFIWRTVTPRDKPMGPLLVATFWPELPEKIDAVYEAPQEEKAVFFAGNEYWIYSASTLERGYPKPLTSLGLPPDVQRVDAAFNWSKNKKTYIFAGDKFWRYNEVKKKMDPGFPKLIADAWNAIPDNLDAVVDLQGSGHSYFFKGAYYLKLENQSLKSVKFGSIKSDWLGC; translated from the exons ATGCAAAAGTTCTTTGGACTGCCCCAGACAGGTGATCTTGACCAGAATACCATCGAGACCATGCGGAAGCCGCGCTGCGGCAACCCAGATGTGGCCAACTACAACTTCTTCCCCCGCAAGCCCAAGTGGGACAAGAACCAGATCACATACAG GATCATTGGCTACACACCTGATCTGGACCCAGAGACGGTGGATGATGCCTTTGCTCGTGCCTTCCAAGTCTGGAGTGATGTGACCCCACTGCGGTTTTCTCGAATCCATGATGGAGAGGCAGACATCATGATCAACTTTGGCCGCTGGG AGCATGGCGACGGATACCCCTTTGATGGTAAGGACGGACTCCTGGCTCATGCCTTTGCCCCAGGCACTGGTGTTGGGGGAGACTCCCACTTTGACGACGATGAGCTATGGACCTTGGgagaaggccaag TGGTCCGTGTGAAGTATGGGAATGCCGATGGGGAGTACTGCAAGTTCCCCTTCTTGTTCAATGGCAAGGAGTACAACAGCTGTACTGACACTGGCCGCAGCGACGGCTTCCTCTGGTGCTCTACCACCTACAACTTTGAGAAGGATGGCAAGTATGGCTTCTGTCCCCACGAAG CCCTGTTCACGATGGGCGGCAATGCTGAAGGACAGCCCTGCAAGTTCCCATTCCGCTTCCAGGGCACATCCTATGACAGCTGCACTACTGAGGGCCGCACGGATGGCTACCGCTGGTGCGGCACCACTGAGGACTATGACCGCGACAAGAAGTATGGCTTCTGCCCTGAGACCG CCAtgtccactgttggtgggaactcAGAAGGTGCCCCCTGtgtcttccccttcaccttcctggGCAACAAGTATGAGAGCTGCACCAGTGCTGGCCGCAGTGATGGAAAGATGTGGTGTGCGACCACAGCCAACTACGATGACGACCGCAAGTGGGGCTTCTGCCCCGACCAAG GGTACAGCCTGTTCCTCGTGGCAGCCCACGAGTTTGGCCACGCCATGGGGCTGGAGCACTCCCAGGACCCTGGGGCCCTGATGGCGCCCATTTACACCTACACCAAGAACTTCCGTCTGTCCCAGGACGACATCAAGGGCATTCAGGAGCTCTACG GGGCCTCTCCTGACATTGACCTTGGCACCGGCCCCACCCCCACGCTGGGCCCTGTCACTCCTGAAATCTGCAAACAGGACATTGTCTTTGATGGCATCGCTCAGATCCGTGGTGAGATCTTCTTCTTCAAGGACCG GTTCATTTGGCGGACTGTGACGCCACGTGACAAGCCCATGGGGCCGCTGCTGGTGGCCACATTCTGGCCTGAGCTCCCGGAAAAGATTGATGCAGTATACGAAGCCCCACAGGAGGAGAAGGCTGTGTTCTTTGCAG GGAATGAATACTGGATCTACTCAGCCAGCACCCTGGAGCGAGGATACCCCAAGCCACTGACCAGCCTGGGACTGCCCCCTGATGTCCAGCGAGTGGATGCCGCCTTTAACTGGAGCAAAAACAAGAAGACATACATCTTTGCCGGAGACAAATTCTGGAG ATACAATGAggtgaagaagaaaatggatCCTGGCTTCCCCAAGCTCATCGCAGATGCCTGGAACGCCATCCCGGATAACCTGGATGCCGTCGTGGACCTGCAGGGCAGTG GTCACAGCTACTTCTTCAAGGGTGCCTATTACCTGAAGCTGGAGAACCAAAGTCTGAAGAGTGTGAAGTTTGGAAGCATCAAATCCGACTGGCTAGGCTGCTGA
- the MMP2 gene encoding 72 kDa type IV collagenase isoform X2 — translation MQYLNTFYGCPKESCNLFVLKDTLKKMQKFFGLPQTGDLDQNTIETMRKPRCGNPDVANYNFFPRKPKWDKNQITYRIIGYTPDLDPETVDDAFARAFQVWSDVTPLRFSRIHDGEADIMINFGRWEHGDGYPFDGKDGLLAHAFAPGTGVGGDSHFDDDELWTLGEGQVVRVKYGNADGEYCKFPFLFNGKEYNSCTDTGRSDGFLWCSTTYNFEKDGKYGFCPHEALFTMGGNAEGQPCKFPFRFQGTSYDSCTTEGRTDGYRWCGTTEDYDRDKKYGFCPETAMSTVGGNSEGAPCVFPFTFLGNKYESCTSAGRSDGKMWCATTANYDDDRKWGFCPDQGYSLFLVAAHEFGHAMGLEHSQDPGALMAPIYTYTKNFRLSQDDIKGIQELYGASPDIDLGTGPTPTLGPVTPEICKQDIVFDGIAQIRGEIFFFKDRFIWRTVTPRDKPMGPLLVATFWPELPEKIDAVYEAPQEEKAVFFAGNEYWIYSASTLERGYPKPLTSLGLPPDVQRVDAAFNWSKNKKTYIFAGDKFWRYNEVKKKMDPGFPKLIADAWNAIPDNLDAVVDLQGSGHSYFFKGAYYLKLENQSLKSVKFGSIKSDWLGC, via the exons ATG CAATACCTGAACACCTTCTATGGCTGCCCCAAGGAGAGCTGCAACCTGTTTGTTCTGAAGGACACACTAAAGAAGATGCAAAAGTTCTTTGGACTGCCCCAGACAGGTGATCTTGACCAGAATACCATCGAGACCATGCGGAAGCCGCGCTGCGGCAACCCAGATGTGGCCAACTACAACTTCTTCCCCCGCAAGCCCAAGTGGGACAAGAACCAGATCACATACAG GATCATTGGCTACACACCTGATCTGGACCCAGAGACGGTGGATGATGCCTTTGCTCGTGCCTTCCAAGTCTGGAGTGATGTGACCCCACTGCGGTTTTCTCGAATCCATGATGGAGAGGCAGACATCATGATCAACTTTGGCCGCTGGG AGCATGGCGACGGATACCCCTTTGATGGTAAGGACGGACTCCTGGCTCATGCCTTTGCCCCAGGCACTGGTGTTGGGGGAGACTCCCACTTTGACGACGATGAGCTATGGACCTTGGgagaaggccaag TGGTCCGTGTGAAGTATGGGAATGCCGATGGGGAGTACTGCAAGTTCCCCTTCTTGTTCAATGGCAAGGAGTACAACAGCTGTACTGACACTGGCCGCAGCGACGGCTTCCTCTGGTGCTCTACCACCTACAACTTTGAGAAGGATGGCAAGTATGGCTTCTGTCCCCACGAAG CCCTGTTCACGATGGGCGGCAATGCTGAAGGACAGCCCTGCAAGTTCCCATTCCGCTTCCAGGGCACATCCTATGACAGCTGCACTACTGAGGGCCGCACGGATGGCTACCGCTGGTGCGGCACCACTGAGGACTATGACCGCGACAAGAAGTATGGCTTCTGCCCTGAGACCG CCAtgtccactgttggtgggaactcAGAAGGTGCCCCCTGtgtcttccccttcaccttcctggGCAACAAGTATGAGAGCTGCACCAGTGCTGGCCGCAGTGATGGAAAGATGTGGTGTGCGACCACAGCCAACTACGATGACGACCGCAAGTGGGGCTTCTGCCCCGACCAAG GGTACAGCCTGTTCCTCGTGGCAGCCCACGAGTTTGGCCACGCCATGGGGCTGGAGCACTCCCAGGACCCTGGGGCCCTGATGGCGCCCATTTACACCTACACCAAGAACTTCCGTCTGTCCCAGGACGACATCAAGGGCATTCAGGAGCTCTACG GGGCCTCTCCTGACATTGACCTTGGCACCGGCCCCACCCCCACGCTGGGCCCTGTCACTCCTGAAATCTGCAAACAGGACATTGTCTTTGATGGCATCGCTCAGATCCGTGGTGAGATCTTCTTCTTCAAGGACCG GTTCATTTGGCGGACTGTGACGCCACGTGACAAGCCCATGGGGCCGCTGCTGGTGGCCACATTCTGGCCTGAGCTCCCGGAAAAGATTGATGCAGTATACGAAGCCCCACAGGAGGAGAAGGCTGTGTTCTTTGCAG GGAATGAATACTGGATCTACTCAGCCAGCACCCTGGAGCGAGGATACCCCAAGCCACTGACCAGCCTGGGACTGCCCCCTGATGTCCAGCGAGTGGATGCCGCCTTTAACTGGAGCAAAAACAAGAAGACATACATCTTTGCCGGAGACAAATTCTGGAG ATACAATGAggtgaagaagaaaatggatCCTGGCTTCCCCAAGCTCATCGCAGATGCCTGGAACGCCATCCCGGATAACCTGGATGCCGTCGTGGACCTGCAGGGCAGTG GTCACAGCTACTTCTTCAAGGGTGCCTATTACCTGAAGCTGGAGAACCAAAGTCTGAAGAGTGTGAAGTTTGGAAGCATCAAATCCGACTGGCTAGGCTGCTGA
- the MMP2 gene encoding 72 kDa type IV collagenase isoform X1, translated as MEALMARGALTGPLRALCLLGCLLSHAAAAPSPIIKFPGDVAPKTDKELAVQYLNTFYGCPKESCNLFVLKDTLKKMQKFFGLPQTGDLDQNTIETMRKPRCGNPDVANYNFFPRKPKWDKNQITYRIIGYTPDLDPETVDDAFARAFQVWSDVTPLRFSRIHDGEADIMINFGRWEHGDGYPFDGKDGLLAHAFAPGTGVGGDSHFDDDELWTLGEGQVVRVKYGNADGEYCKFPFLFNGKEYNSCTDTGRSDGFLWCSTTYNFEKDGKYGFCPHEALFTMGGNAEGQPCKFPFRFQGTSYDSCTTEGRTDGYRWCGTTEDYDRDKKYGFCPETAMSTVGGNSEGAPCVFPFTFLGNKYESCTSAGRSDGKMWCATTANYDDDRKWGFCPDQGYSLFLVAAHEFGHAMGLEHSQDPGALMAPIYTYTKNFRLSQDDIKGIQELYGASPDIDLGTGPTPTLGPVTPEICKQDIVFDGIAQIRGEIFFFKDRFIWRTVTPRDKPMGPLLVATFWPELPEKIDAVYEAPQEEKAVFFAGNEYWIYSASTLERGYPKPLTSLGLPPDVQRVDAAFNWSKNKKTYIFAGDKFWRYNEVKKKMDPGFPKLIADAWNAIPDNLDAVVDLQGSGHSYFFKGAYYLKLENQSLKSVKFGSIKSDWLGC; from the exons ATGGAGGCGCTAATGGCCCGGGGCGCGCTCACGGGTCCCCTGAGGgcgctctgcctcctgggctgctTGCTGAGCCATGCCGCCGCCGCGCCGTCGCCCATCATCAAGTTCCCCGGCGATGTTGCTCCCAAAACGGACAAAGAGTTGGCAGTG CAATACCTGAACACCTTCTATGGCTGCCCCAAGGAGAGCTGCAACCTGTTTGTTCTGAAGGACACACTAAAGAAGATGCAAAAGTTCTTTGGACTGCCCCAGACAGGTGATCTTGACCAGAATACCATCGAGACCATGCGGAAGCCGCGCTGCGGCAACCCAGATGTGGCCAACTACAACTTCTTCCCCCGCAAGCCCAAGTGGGACAAGAACCAGATCACATACAG GATCATTGGCTACACACCTGATCTGGACCCAGAGACGGTGGATGATGCCTTTGCTCGTGCCTTCCAAGTCTGGAGTGATGTGACCCCACTGCGGTTTTCTCGAATCCATGATGGAGAGGCAGACATCATGATCAACTTTGGCCGCTGGG AGCATGGCGACGGATACCCCTTTGATGGTAAGGACGGACTCCTGGCTCATGCCTTTGCCCCAGGCACTGGTGTTGGGGGAGACTCCCACTTTGACGACGATGAGCTATGGACCTTGGgagaaggccaag TGGTCCGTGTGAAGTATGGGAATGCCGATGGGGAGTACTGCAAGTTCCCCTTCTTGTTCAATGGCAAGGAGTACAACAGCTGTACTGACACTGGCCGCAGCGACGGCTTCCTCTGGTGCTCTACCACCTACAACTTTGAGAAGGATGGCAAGTATGGCTTCTGTCCCCACGAAG CCCTGTTCACGATGGGCGGCAATGCTGAAGGACAGCCCTGCAAGTTCCCATTCCGCTTCCAGGGCACATCCTATGACAGCTGCACTACTGAGGGCCGCACGGATGGCTACCGCTGGTGCGGCACCACTGAGGACTATGACCGCGACAAGAAGTATGGCTTCTGCCCTGAGACCG CCAtgtccactgttggtgggaactcAGAAGGTGCCCCCTGtgtcttccccttcaccttcctggGCAACAAGTATGAGAGCTGCACCAGTGCTGGCCGCAGTGATGGAAAGATGTGGTGTGCGACCACAGCCAACTACGATGACGACCGCAAGTGGGGCTTCTGCCCCGACCAAG GGTACAGCCTGTTCCTCGTGGCAGCCCACGAGTTTGGCCACGCCATGGGGCTGGAGCACTCCCAGGACCCTGGGGCCCTGATGGCGCCCATTTACACCTACACCAAGAACTTCCGTCTGTCCCAGGACGACATCAAGGGCATTCAGGAGCTCTACG GGGCCTCTCCTGACATTGACCTTGGCACCGGCCCCACCCCCACGCTGGGCCCTGTCACTCCTGAAATCTGCAAACAGGACATTGTCTTTGATGGCATCGCTCAGATCCGTGGTGAGATCTTCTTCTTCAAGGACCG GTTCATTTGGCGGACTGTGACGCCACGTGACAAGCCCATGGGGCCGCTGCTGGTGGCCACATTCTGGCCTGAGCTCCCGGAAAAGATTGATGCAGTATACGAAGCCCCACAGGAGGAGAAGGCTGTGTTCTTTGCAG GGAATGAATACTGGATCTACTCAGCCAGCACCCTGGAGCGAGGATACCCCAAGCCACTGACCAGCCTGGGACTGCCCCCTGATGTCCAGCGAGTGGATGCCGCCTTTAACTGGAGCAAAAACAAGAAGACATACATCTTTGCCGGAGACAAATTCTGGAG ATACAATGAggtgaagaagaaaatggatCCTGGCTTCCCCAAGCTCATCGCAGATGCCTGGAACGCCATCCCGGATAACCTGGATGCCGTCGTGGACCTGCAGGGCAGTG GTCACAGCTACTTCTTCAAGGGTGCCTATTACCTGAAGCTGGAGAACCAAAGTCTGAAGAGTGTGAAGTTTGGAAGCATCAAATCCGACTGGCTAGGCTGCTGA